CCAAATTATCATGGATATACTCTGTTATAGCACTTGCCAGAGAAAGACCGTCAAATGTAGACGTTCCACGGCCTACTTCATCTAAAATAACAAAAGACCTGTCTGTAGCATTGTTTACTATGTTGGCTACCTCACTCATCTCTACCATAAATGTAGACTGCCCGCTTACCAGGTCGTCACTGGCTCCAACCCTTGTAAATATCTTATCTACAATACCTATCGTAGCACTGGAGGCCGGCACATAAGAACCCATTTGGGCCATCAGTATAATGAGAGCTGCCTGTTTCATATAGGTAGATTTACCTGCCATATTCGGCCCTGTCAGTACAATTACCTTGGTCTCTTCGTCCAATATAATATCATTACTTATATAGTCCTCTCCTACAACGAGTTTTTCCACAATTGGGTGACGGCCGCTTCTTATCTCCAGATCGTATCCCTCTACTATTTTCGGGCATATATAGTTATTTTTAGTAGCTATATCGGCCAAAGATGCGATTACATCTACATAGGCTAATCCAAAGGCCAGTTTTTGCAGTAATTTTATCTCTCCTACCAGCTTTCCCGAGATCTCTTTCAGCAGATCATATTCCAGCCCTTCGATCTTTCCCTTGGCATTCAATATAGTAGATTCATATTCCTTTAATTCAGGAGTTATATATCTTTCGGCATTGGTAAGAGTTTGTTTTCTTATATATTCCTCCGGAACCAGATGAGAATTAGCCCGGCTTACCTCCAAGAAATAACCGAATACTTTATTGTATTTTATCTTGAGGGTTTTTAGCCCGGTTTTTTCCTTCTCTTTTTTTTCTATCTCCAAAATATAGTTTTTTCCTGATTTAGAGATGGTATGGAGTTCGTCCAAAGTTTCATTATGACCGGTTTTGATCATCCCCCCTTCCCTAACGGAAAACGGCGGTTCCTCCACTATGGATCTTTCTATCAGATTATAGATCTCCACTAATTTTTTTATATCGGTGGTAAACATCTGGTTTGCTCCCAGGATTTTTATAACTTCTAAAGATGATTTGATAGATTTTTTAATAGCTATCAGATCTCTGGCATTTTCAGTTCCCAGGATTATCTTCCCTATGAGTCTTTCCAAATCATAGATACTCTTCAATCCTTCCCTCACATCTTCACGGACTAAAACCTCATCTATAAAATAACCTATATCTCCCTGTCTTTTTTCTATCTCGTCGATATTTAAAAGGGGATTCTTTATCATCTTTTTCAGCATCCTGGTTCCCATGGAAGTTTTACACCTGTCCAAGACCCATAGGAGAGTTCCCATATTAGTTTTTTCCCTT
This region of Psychrilyobacter piezotolerans genomic DNA includes:
- the mutS gene encoding DNA mismatch repair protein MutS; its protein translation is MSKETPLMKQYKEIKEQNQENILFFRLGDFYEMFFEDAVICSKELGITLTSRNKEKGQNVPLAGIPYHSAAGYISKLVAKGYKVAICEQVEAASEAKGLVKREVVKVITPGTVIDTDYLDDKSNNYLLGIIIRENKAGISYLDITTGEFKVTQLEGKDIISQAINEIYKLSPTEILVESRTLERFNEEFSDYKKLNEIVINPINKVKNADEILKKYFNVISLESYGIDRKELAVDAGGFVLEYVLELHKYNELPIQTISYDNRMNYLELNLATQKNLELVENTREKTNMGTLLWVLDRCKTSMGTRMLKKMIKNPLLNIDEIEKRQGDIGYFIDEVLVREDVREGLKSIYDLERLIGKIILGTENARDLIAIKKSIKSSLEVIKILGANQMFTTDIKKLVEIYNLIERSIVEEPPFSVREGGMIKTGHNETLDELHTISKSGKNYILEIEKKEKEKTGLKTLKIKYNKVFGYFLEVSRANSHLVPEEYIRKQTLTNAERYITPELKEYESTILNAKGKIEGLEYDLLKEISGKLVGEIKLLQKLAFGLAYVDVIASLADIATKNNYICPKIVEGYDLEIRSGRHPIVEKLVVGEDYISNDIILDEETKVIVLTGPNMAGKSTYMKQAALIILMAQMGSYVPASSATIGIVDKIFTRVGASDDLVSGQSTFMVEMSEVANIVNNATDRSFVILDEVGRGTSTFDGLSLASAITEYIHDNLGAKTIFATHYHELTELEYKLKYLSNYRIEVSEANDEVVFLREIVKGGADKSYGIEVARLAGLPAEILLKAKQLLQVLETKKAIIEEKIGSEQLSLFGGSPIKIEKPKIVEPQISTGEKKILAEVAKLDVNNLTPLDAMMKLNELKNLLMN